A window from Chiloscyllium punctatum isolate Juve2018m chromosome 3, sChiPun1.3, whole genome shotgun sequence encodes these proteins:
- the rdh14a gene encoding retinol dehydrogenase 14a yields the protein MLITGLSVAAGLAAAAWLSRWLMVRQAPEPGPSMRGRTVIVTGANSGLGRATAAALARLHARVIMACRDEKAGAQAARQILQEIGPGGGGELLVRPLDLSSLRSVRGFCDRVTQEEPRLDVLINNAGIFQCPYMKTEEGFEMQFGVNHLGHFLLTNLLLDLLKRSAPSRVVVVSSKLYKYGEINFDDLNSEKSYNKSFSYSRSKLANILFTHELAKQLEGTGVTVNCLHPGIVRTNLGRHINIPLLGQPIFKMVSWAFFKTPEQGAQTTLYLATSPEVKGVSGKYFGDCKEEELLPKATDDAVAKKLWDVSERMVGVI from the exons ATGCTGATCACCGGGCTCTCCGTGGCTGCAGGCCTGGCCGCTGCCGCGTGGCTGAGCCGCTGGCTGATGGTCCGTCAGGCCCCGGAGCCTGGGCCCTCGATGAGGGGCCGCACGGTGATAGTGACCGGGGCTAACAGCGGACTAGGCCGGGCCACAGCAGCGGCGCTCGCCCGCCTCCACGCCCGGGTCATCATGGCGTGTCGCGATGAGAAAGCGGGGGCCCAGGCCGCCCGACAGATCCTGCAGGAGATCGGCCCCGGGGGCGGGGGGGAGCTCCTGGTCCGGCCCCTGGACCTGTCCTCACTGCGGTCAGTCAGGGGCTTCTGTGACAGGGTCACCCAG GAAGAGCCAAGGCTAGATGTCCTGATCAATAATGCAGGGATTTTCCAGTGTCCCTACATGAAAACAGAGGAAGGTTTTGAGATGCAGTTTGGAGTGAATCACTTGGGTCACTTCCTTCTGACCAATCTCCTCCTTGACCTTCTCAAACGCTCTGCTCCAAGCAGGGTGGTGGTCGTATCCTCCAAACTGTACAAGTACGGTGAAATCAACTTTGATGATCTGAACAGTGAGAAAAGCTACAACAAAAGCTTCAGTTACAGCAGGAGTAAATTGGCTAATATTCTGTTCACTCATGAGCTAGCCAAGCAGCTGGAAGGCACTGGTGTTACTGTGAATTGTCTACATCCTGGCATTGTGCGCACAAACTTGGGAAGACACATCAATATACCCTTACTTGGACAACCGATTTTCAAGATGGTATCTTGGGCATTCTTCAAAACACCAGAACAAGGAGCACAGACCACGCTTTACCTAGCTACCTCTCCAGAAGTTAAAGGGGTATCTGGAAAATACTTTGGAGACTGCAAAGAAGAGGAATTGTTGCCGAAGGCGACGGATGATGCAGTTGCAAAGAAATTGTGggatgtgagtgagagaatggtgGGAGTGATTTGA